Within the Deltaproteobacteria bacterium genome, the region CGCCGCGGACACCCCTGTCCGCCGCGCGATCACCTGCTTGCGGGCTACCCCAGGGAACTCGTCGGGCACGCGCCTTGAACTACCGGCCGCCATCGACCGGAGTTCGCGATGTTGAAGCCCCTCACCCAGGCCAAGAAGCTCGCGAAGTTGGGCTCGCGCTCGCTCACGCGCGCGCACGTGGCGCTGCAGCGTCGACCCGCGCTGAAGGCCGCTTTCGCCGAGGCCGTGCAGGCGGTCGCGACCGCGCTCGGCAAGCGCCTCGACGCCGAGGTCACCCTCGAATCGCAGCTCCTCGACGCCGCCGTCAAAGGCCCGAATTCGCTCGCTTCTCCCGGCGTGTTCGCGCTCGTGTCGCTCGATGAGGTCGGCGGCTTCGCGGTCGTCGAGCTCGAGCCGCAGCTCTGTTCCGCGCTGGTCGACAAGCTCGCTGGCGGCAACGGGGAAAGCCTCGCCCCGCTTGCACTTTCCGAAGCCGAGCGCGCCGGGACCTCGCTGCTCGTGCTCGACGCGCTCGCCGCCCTTCGCAACAGCCCCGTGGAAAAAGCCCTGGGACCGCGCCTGGTTCGCATCGTCACCAGCGCGGCCGAGGTCACGGCCGTCACCGACCTGCGCGCGGCGCACTTGGCCGTCCGCGTGAAGCTCTCCTGCGGCCCAGCGACGGGCTTCGCCCGCGTGCTCATCCCCGCGAGCGCACTGAGGTTCTGGGTGGAGTCGGTGCCGGCCGAGGTGGTCGTGCCGGCGCCCGAGGTCGCCGCCGCCAGCGTGCCCGTGAGCGTCATCGCCGGGCGCGCCACGCTCACCACCGCCGACATCGACACGCTCACCGGCGGCGACGTGGTCCTGCTCGAGGGCCTCTCTGGCACCCGCGAGGCGCTCACCGGACCCGCCCGGCTGGTGGGCACGACCTTCGCAATCACCGGTCACATCGGCCCCGACGCCTTCACCGTCGCGGCCCTCCACACGGAGCCCGCCATGAACGACGCCACGACGATCCAGAAGGCCCCCGAGCTGCCGGTCGAGGTCGAGGTCGAGCTGTGCAAGGTGCGCCTGACCGTCGCCGAGCTGGGCGCGCTCCAGGTGGGCGGGGTGATTCCGCTCCGCGTCGGCGCGGGCGAGCCGGTGGCGCTCAAGCTCGGCGATGCGGTGGTCGCGATCGCGGAGCTCGTGGAGATCGAAGGCGAAATCGGCGCTCGCATCCTTCGGCTGGCCAAGTGAGGACCGCCATGAACCCCAAGTTCTCCCTCGACCTGAAGAACCCCATGGGCCGCAAGCTCTGGGCAATCGGCGGCTGCATCGGCGCTCTCGTGTTCGCCCAGCTGAGCTCGCCCAGTTCGGCGAACGCGTCGCTCGGGCTCGCGCCGTTCAAGATGCTCGCGGTGCTGGGCTGCTTCGGGGCGCTGGCATGGTGGCTGCTTAAGAAGCTCCCGAACGCCGGCGCACAGCAGCTCGAACCGGCGCTCAAGGTCGTGAGCAAGACCGCGCTGAGCCCGAAGAACGGATTGGCGCTGGTCGAAGCAGATGGAATCCGCGTGCTCGTCGCGTACGGCGACGGCTTCGCCCGCGTGCTCCCGCTCGATGCGGTGGGCGCGCAGAAGGAGAACGCGTCATGAGCTCGCTCCACCACGTCGCCGCCGCTGCCCTCCCCCACGTCGAGCCGGTGATTCACCAGCCCGCGCAGATGGCCGACCTGAACTTCACCACGCACCCGCTGATGATGATGGGCCTGCTCGGCGCGATGGCGCTGGCGCCCTTCGTGGTGCTGATGCTCACCAGCTTCGCGAAGATGAGCGTGGTCCTGTCGATCACCCGGAACGCGCTGGGCTCGCCCTCGCTCCCGCCGACGACCGTGCTCACCGGACTCGCCGTGATCCTCAGCGCCTTCGTGATGGCGCCCGTCGGGCAGGACATGTACGCGGCCGGCAAAGCCGCCTACGCCACGAGCGCCACCGGGGAAATCGACGACGCGCTCCACGCGGCCGCCGTCGCCGCGGGCCCGCTGCGCGCGTTCCTGCTCAAGCACGGGCACGCCGAGGATCGCTCGATGTTCCTGGAGCTTGCCCAGCAGCTCCGCGGCGAGAAGGGCGCCAACGACGTCACTGCCGAGGACGTGGTGGTCATCGTGCCGGCCTTCGTGATCAGCGAGCTCAAGGAGGCGTTCCAGATCGGGTTCTTGATCTTCCTGCCCTTCCTCGTGGTCGACATGCTCGTGG harbors:
- the sctR gene encoding type III secretion system export apparatus subunit SctR, producing MSSLHHVAAAALPHVEPVIHQPAQMADLNFTTHPLMMMGLLGAMALAPFVVLMLTSFAKMSVVLSITRNALGSPSLPPTTVLTGLAVILSAFVMAPVGQDMYAAGKAAYATSATGEIDDALHAAAVAAGPLRAFLLKHGHAEDRSMFLELAQQLRGEKGANDVTAEDVVVIVPAFVISELKEAFQIGFLIFLPFLVVDMLVANVLMALGMSSLSPTQVSLPFKLLLFVMVDGWHLLAQGLVLGYR
- a CDS encoding FliM/FliN family flagellar motor switch protein → MLKPLTQAKKLAKLGSRSLTRAHVALQRRPALKAAFAEAVQAVATALGKRLDAEVTLESQLLDAAVKGPNSLASPGVFALVSLDEVGGFAVVELEPQLCSALVDKLAGGNGESLAPLALSEAERAGTSLLVLDALAALRNSPVEKALGPRLVRIVTSAAEVTAVTDLRAAHLAVRVKLSCGPATGFARVLIPASALRFWVESVPAEVVVPAPEVAAASVPVSVIAGRATLTTADIDTLTGGDVVLLEGLSGTREALTGPARLVGTTFAITGHIGPDAFTVAALHTEPAMNDATTIQKAPELPVEVEVELCKVRLTVAELGALQVGGVIPLRVGAGEPVALKLGDAVVAIAELVEIEGEIGARILRLAK
- a CDS encoding FliO/MopB family protein, with amino-acid sequence MNPKFSLDLKNPMGRKLWAIGGCIGALVFAQLSSPSSANASLGLAPFKMLAVLGCFGALAWWLLKKLPNAGAQQLEPALKVVSKTALSPKNGLALVEADGIRVLVAYGDGFARVLPLDAVGAQKENAS